The Bradyrhizobium sp. WBAH42 genome includes a window with the following:
- a CDS encoding AAA family ATPase codes for MDIGAWLCGLGLGQYEQAFRENDIDAEVLMDLTAEDLIGLGVVSIGHRRKLLAAIAALPAGSMSATTIAPLPTITPGNASLAPEAERRQLTVMFVDLVDSTALAARLDPEEMAEVLRTYQNAVTGAIGRFEGHVAKYMGDGVLAYFGYPRAHEDEAERAVRAGLAAVAAVHSLASAHGEMLAVRIGIATGPVVVGELIGEGAAREETVVGDTPNLAARLQTLAEPDTVVISTRTRELIGGLFELAELGLQILKGFPDPLRAWRVVGEGAAESRFEALHGAGLTPLVGRDHEIGLLLEQWERAKEGEGQVVLLAGEPGIGKSRLVRALRERLENEPHTALSHYCSSHHQTSPLHPVIGLLERAAGFAADDLVATRLDKLEALLALSSDDVPVVAPLLAALLSLEAGARYPPLDLSPHRQKERTLEVLVDQVLGLATRRPVLALYEDVHWADPTSLELLDLLIDRVQGAPVLVLITFRPQFEPSWTRYAHVTALTLSRLSRRQGAAIVGRLSGGKALPPAVLDQIVAKTDGVPLFVEELTRTVLETNLLRDEGDHYALAGPLPPMAIPATLQESLLARLERLAPAREVAQVAAAISREFSHELLARTTALPESELQAALDDLVGSGLVFRRGTPPLATYSFKHALVQDAAYATLVRAKRQRLHARIAAALEQHFPETVQAQPELLAHHYSEAGLAEPAIDYWLRAGQRAIARSAMTEAVAQLRNGLNLLKGVPEADRSRRELDLQITLGVALMATQGWAAPEAGRANARARELCEQIGATSQLWPVLYGQWVFHGVRAEHTAAREVADEFLRRVQDHQETSATLVAHRVSGTGSFWRGEVAAARSHLEQALALYDPERHRSLAFLYVQDPRVAALSGISWTLFALGYPEQARARSHEALDSARELAHLNTLGYALLFSCFFEQYRGAWREAQERAETLVELSTEQNFPHFLAAATVIRGWALTQSGELETGLAQLLRGLPAWRATGAGLYEPYFLGLQAEVLGRSGAAEEGLDLVAQALHRVEETGERWFEAELHRMTGELMLRLPNADARAAGARFGIAAATARQQGAKLWELRAATRLAQSWKEQGRCGEAHDLLSPLYSQFTEGFGTPDLQAASAVLRETIASSEPKKPIPRSGS; via the coding sequence ATGGATATCGGGGCCTGGCTGTGCGGTCTGGGGCTGGGACAGTACGAGCAGGCGTTCCGGGAGAACGACATCGATGCCGAGGTCCTCATGGACCTCACGGCGGAGGATCTGATCGGTCTTGGGGTCGTCTCGATCGGCCATCGCCGCAAGCTGCTCGCCGCCATTGCCGCTCTGCCCGCCGGTTCAATGTCGGCTACTACCATTGCGCCCCTCCCTACCATCACCCCCGGAAACGCTTCGCTTGCACCCGAGGCCGAGCGCCGCCAACTCACCGTGATGTTTGTCGACCTGGTCGACTCGACCGCGCTCGCGGCACGGCTCGATCCGGAGGAAATGGCCGAAGTCCTGCGGACCTATCAGAACGCGGTGACGGGCGCGATCGGAAGGTTCGAAGGGCATGTCGCGAAGTACATGGGCGACGGTGTCCTGGCCTATTTTGGCTATCCGCGCGCCCACGAAGATGAGGCCGAACGCGCGGTGCGGGCCGGCCTCGCCGCGGTCGCGGCGGTCCATAGTCTGGCATCGGCGCATGGTGAGATGCTGGCGGTCCGCATCGGCATCGCGACCGGCCCGGTCGTTGTCGGTGAGCTGATCGGCGAAGGCGCGGCGCGCGAGGAGACGGTGGTCGGCGACACGCCGAACCTTGCCGCGCGCCTGCAAACCCTGGCCGAGCCCGACACCGTGGTGATCTCCACACGCACCCGAGAGCTCATTGGCGGCCTGTTCGAGCTCGCCGAGCTCGGCCTGCAGATCTTAAAGGGATTTCCCGATCCCCTGCGCGCGTGGCGTGTGGTCGGCGAAGGCGCCGCCGAGAGCCGGTTCGAGGCGTTGCACGGCGCAGGCCTGACGCCGCTGGTCGGTCGCGACCATGAGATCGGTCTCCTGCTCGAGCAGTGGGAGCGCGCCAAAGAGGGGGAGGGCCAGGTGGTGCTGCTGGCGGGCGAGCCTGGTATCGGCAAGTCGCGCCTCGTGCGGGCGCTGCGCGAGCGACTTGAAAACGAGCCGCATACGGCCCTGAGCCACTACTGCTCATCGCACCATCAGACCAGTCCGCTGCATCCGGTGATCGGCCTGTTGGAGCGGGCGGCAGGATTTGCCGCGGACGATCTCGTCGCGACGCGGCTCGACAAGCTCGAGGCGCTGCTTGCGCTATCGAGCGATGATGTTCCCGTGGTGGCCCCGCTGCTCGCGGCATTGCTGTCGCTCGAGGCCGGTGCGCGCTACCCGCCGCTCGACCTGAGCCCGCATCGGCAGAAGGAGCGGACGCTCGAGGTGTTAGTCGATCAGGTCTTGGGCCTCGCAACACGCCGTCCCGTCCTTGCCCTGTACGAGGACGTGCACTGGGCAGATCCGACCTCGCTCGAGCTGCTCGATCTCCTGATCGACCGGGTGCAAGGCGCCCCCGTGCTCGTCCTCATCACCTTCCGGCCCCAGTTCGAGCCCTCCTGGACACGCTATGCCCATGTCACCGCGCTGACCCTCAGCCGATTGAGCCGCCGTCAGGGAGCGGCCATCGTTGGTCGGCTGAGCGGTGGCAAGGCGCTACCTCCTGCGGTGCTCGATCAGATCGTCGCCAAGACGGACGGCGTGCCGCTGTTCGTCGAAGAGCTGACGCGGACGGTGCTGGAGACCAACCTGCTCCGCGATGAGGGCGACCACTACGCGCTCGCAGGACCGCTGCCGCCGATGGCGATTCCGGCCACGCTCCAGGAGTCGCTGCTGGCCCGCCTCGAACGGCTGGCTCCGGCCCGTGAGGTCGCCCAGGTCGCGGCCGCGATTAGCCGGGAATTCTCTCATGAACTGCTCGCGAGGACGACGGCGCTTCCAGAGAGCGAACTACAGGCTGCGTTGGACGACCTCGTCGGCTCGGGCCTGGTGTTCCGGCGCGGGACGCCGCCCCTGGCGACCTACAGCTTCAAGCACGCGCTCGTGCAGGACGCCGCCTATGCGACGCTGGTGCGCGCGAAGCGGCAGCGCTTGCACGCCCGGATCGCCGCCGCGCTCGAGCAGCATTTTCCGGAGACAGTGCAGGCGCAGCCCGAGCTGCTGGCCCATCATTATTCGGAAGCAGGCCTGGCCGAACCGGCGATCGACTATTGGCTGAGGGCGGGGCAACGAGCGATCGCTCGCTCGGCGATGACCGAAGCGGTGGCGCAGTTGCGAAACGGCTTGAATCTGCTCAAGGGTGTCCCCGAGGCCGATCGGAGCCGGCGCGAGCTTGACCTCCAGATAACCTTGGGCGTGGCGCTGATGGCCACGCAGGGCTGGGCAGCACCCGAAGCGGGACGCGCCAACGCCCGGGCTCGCGAACTCTGCGAGCAGATCGGGGCCACTTCCCAACTCTGGCCCGTGCTCTACGGTCAATGGGTATTTCACGGCGTACGCGCCGAGCACACAGCGGCGCGCGAAGTGGCAGACGAGTTTCTGCGCCGGGTGCAGGACCATCAAGAGACCTCCGCAACCCTCGTGGCTCACCGCGTCAGCGGGACCGGTTCCTTCTGGCGCGGCGAGGTGGCTGCTGCCCGCAGCCATTTGGAGCAGGCGCTCGCTCTCTATGACCCGGAGCGGCATCGCTCCCTCGCCTTTCTCTACGTGCAGGATCCGCGCGTTGCGGCCTTGTCGGGGATCTCATGGACATTGTTTGCGCTAGGCTATCCGGAGCAGGCCCGGGCGCGGAGCCACGAGGCGCTCGACTCCGCCCGCGAACTCGCTCACCTCAACACGCTGGGATACGCCCTGTTGTTCTCGTGCTTCTTCGAGCAGTACCGCGGCGCGTGGCGAGAGGCACAGGAACGAGCCGAGACACTCGTCGAGCTCTCGACGGAGCAGAACTTTCCGCATTTTCTCGCGGCAGCCACGGTGATCCGGGGATGGGCCTTGACTCAGTCGGGTGAGCTGGAGACAGGGCTCGCGCAACTTCTGCGGGGCCTTCCCGCGTGGCGCGCCACCGGAGCTGGGCTCTATGAGCCTTATTTCCTCGGTCTTCAGGCCGAGGTGCTCGGCCGTTCCGGCGCGGCGGAAGAAGGCTTGGATCTGGTCGCACAGGCGCTGCACCGAGTGGAAGAAACCGGTGAGCGATGGTTCGAGGCCGAGCTGCATCGGATGACAGGCGAGCTGATGCTGCGGCTGCCTAACGCCGATGCGAGGGCCGCGGGAGCACGGTTCGGCATTGCGGCTGCAACCGCGCGCCAGCAGGGCGCCAAGCTGTGGGAGTTGCGTGCGGCGACACGCCTCGCTCAATCGTGGAAAGAACAGGGTCGGTGCGGTGAGGCGCACGACCTGCTGAGTCCACTCTACAGCCAGTTCACCGAGGGCTTTGGGACGCCGGATCTGCAGGCTGCCAGCGCAGTGCTTCGGGAGACCATTGCCAGCTCCGAGCCGAAGAAGCCGATCCCACGTTCCGGCAGTTAA
- a CDS encoding helix-turn-helix domain-containing protein: MPGFTCGLDATLRVVSGKWKPLILYFVAQDGPTRYGELRRAIRDVSDKVLIQQLKELEADGLVKRTDYKEVPPRVDYSLTPLGHSLAQALVPLCTWGTEHMAEVSRVFAEREGWTRPGRRPTV; encoded by the coding sequence TTGCCCGGCTTCACCTGCGGCCTCGACGCGACCCTGCGGGTCGTCTCGGGCAAGTGGAAGCCGCTGATCCTGTACTTCGTTGCTCAGGACGGACCGACCCGTTACGGCGAGCTCCGGCGCGCCATACGCGACGTCAGCGACAAGGTGCTGATCCAGCAGCTGAAGGAGCTGGAGGCCGATGGCCTCGTGAAGCGGACCGACTACAAGGAGGTGCCTCCGCGGGTGGATTATAGCCTCACGCCCTTGGGTCACAGCCTCGCCCAGGCTCTCGTGCCGCTTTGCACATGGGGCACCGAGCACATGGCGGAGGTCAGCCGGGTATTCGCCGAGCGGGAGGGCTGGACGCGGCCAGGACGTCGGCCGACCGTGTAG
- a CDS encoding SDR family NAD(P)-dependent oxidoreductase yields MSRLQGKTAVVTGGGTGIGLGAAKRFVDEGAFVYLFGRRQEPLDAALAQLGSSARAVRGSVTDLSDLDRLYATVKAERGNVDVLFANAGTGAFAPLGQITVEHYDQIFDVNVKGLVFTVQKALPLMRRGSSIILTGSSTGVMGTPQFSIYSATKAAIRNLARSWAQDLRGTGIRVNVLSPGPTKTELALEVVGEEAFDALGNTTPIGRVGDPSETGAVAAFLASADSSYMTGGEVFVDGGLAQV; encoded by the coding sequence ATGAGCAGACTACAAGGCAAGACGGCGGTGGTGACGGGCGGCGGGACTGGCATCGGGCTCGGAGCCGCCAAACGGTTCGTCGATGAGGGCGCATTCGTCTATCTGTTCGGGCGGCGGCAGGAGCCGCTCGATGCTGCGCTCGCGCAGCTGGGGTCTTCGGCGCGCGCCGTCAGGGGATCGGTCACCGACTTGTCCGACCTCGACCGGCTGTATGCGACGGTGAAAGCCGAACGCGGCAACGTCGACGTCCTGTTCGCCAATGCCGGGACCGGCGCGTTTGCGCCGCTCGGCCAGATCACGGTCGAGCATTACGACCAGATCTTCGACGTCAACGTGAAAGGGTTGGTGTTCACCGTGCAGAAAGCCCTGCCGCTGATGCGCAGGGGATCGTCGATCATCCTGACCGGATCGAGCACGGGCGTGATGGGGACGCCGCAGTTCAGCATCTACAGCGCGACCAAGGCGGCGATCCGCAATCTCGCGCGCAGCTGGGCGCAGGACCTGCGCGGCACGGGCATCCGCGTCAACGTGCTGTCGCCAGGGCCGACCAAGACGGAGCTGGCGCTGGAGGTCGTGGGCGAGGAAGCATTCGATGCACTCGGCAACACGACGCCCATCGGGCGCGTCGGTGACCCCAGCGAGACCGGAGCAGTGGCCGCATTCCTGGCGTCCGCGGACAGCAGCTACATGACCGGCGGCGAGGTCTTCGTCGACGGCGGCTTGGCGCAGGTCTGA
- a CDS encoding amidohydrolase family protein, with the protein MPKLQLPDIDKVVAIDIHTHAEEPCGTHPDDGYDDFQAQMAEYFKSPHKHPPTVPETAAYYRSKNIAAVIFPVDAERETGFRRYKNEEMLEIASDHLDVLIPFVSIDPHKGKLGAREARKLIEEYGVRGFKFHPTMQGFYANDRMAYPLYEEINNGGAIALFHTGQTGVGSGMPGGMGMRLKYSNPMYMDDVAADFPDLKIILAHPSFPWQEEALSVATHKPNVYIDLSGWSPKYFPPILVRYINSILQDKMLFGSDWPVITPDRWLSDFAKIEIRDEIRPKVLKANARKLLGI; encoded by the coding sequence ATGCCAAAGCTGCAGCTGCCTGATATCGACAAAGTCGTCGCGATCGACATCCACACCCATGCCGAGGAGCCCTGCGGCACCCATCCCGACGACGGCTATGACGATTTCCAGGCGCAGATGGCGGAGTATTTCAAGTCGCCGCACAAGCATCCGCCGACGGTGCCGGAGACCGCGGCCTATTACCGCTCCAAGAACATCGCCGCGGTGATCTTCCCGGTCGATGCCGAGCGCGAGACCGGCTTCCGCCGCTACAAGAACGAGGAGATGCTGGAGATCGCCTCCGACCATCTCGACGTGCTCATCCCCTTCGTCTCGATCGACCCGCACAAGGGCAAGCTCGGCGCGCGCGAGGCGCGCAAGCTGATCGAGGAATACGGCGTGCGCGGCTTCAAATTCCACCCGACCATGCAGGGCTTCTACGCCAACGACCGCATGGCCTATCCGCTCTACGAAGAGATCAACAATGGCGGCGCGATCGCGCTGTTCCACACCGGCCAGACCGGCGTCGGCTCCGGCATGCCCGGCGGCATGGGCATGCGGCTGAAATATTCCAACCCGATGTACATGGACGATGTCGCGGCCGATTTCCCCGACCTCAAGATCATCCTCGCCCACCCCTCTTTCCCCTGGCAGGAAGAGGCGCTCTCGGTCGCGACCCACAAGCCGAACGTCTACATCGACCTCTCCGGCTGGTCGCCGAAATATTTCCCGCCGATCCTGGTGCGCTACATCAACTCGATTCTGCAGGACAAGATGCTGTTCGGCTCGGACTGGCCGGTGATCACGCCGGACCGCTGGCTGTCGGATTTTGCCAAGATCGAGATCCGCGACGAGATCCGGCCGAAGGTGCTGAAGGCGAACGCAAGGAAACTGCTGGGGATCTAG
- the ykgO gene encoding type B 50S ribosomal protein L36: MKVRNSLKSLRGRHRANRLVRRKGRVYVINKVQRRFKARQG, translated from the coding sequence ATGAAGGTCCGTAACTCGCTGAAATCGCTGCGCGGTCGCCATCGCGCCAATCGCCTGGTCCGCCGCAAGGGCCGGGTCTATGTGATCAACAAGGTGCAGCGCCGCTTCAAGGCGCGCCAGGGCTGA
- a CDS encoding tetratricopeptide repeat protein yields the protein MAVRFRFARTLCLALVLGTAGLAPAALAQQVEPPGKQKKLPEAPSKLPKVDRSKNLDFLFGALKAAPDEASAKHVEARIWAIWLQTPSDTAALLMSRAKTAVDAKKIDVAIKLLDSVIKLRPDYIEAWNRRATLYYMQNDYGRSLADIQQVLIREPRHFGALAGLGMIMQEVGDEKRALEAYRKALAVNPHLEKIPDQVKALTEKVEGRDI from the coding sequence ATGGCAGTGAGATTCCGTTTCGCGCGCACCCTGTGTCTGGCCCTCGTGCTGGGAACCGCCGGCCTTGCGCCGGCCGCCCTGGCCCAGCAGGTCGAGCCGCCCGGCAAGCAGAAGAAGCTGCCTGAGGCGCCGTCAAAGCTGCCGAAGGTCGACCGCAGCAAGAATCTCGATTTCCTGTTCGGCGCGCTGAAGGCGGCGCCCGACGAGGCCAGCGCCAAGCATGTCGAGGCGCGGATCTGGGCGATCTGGCTGCAGACCCCGAGCGACACCGCCGCGCTCCTGATGTCGCGCGCCAAGACCGCGGTCGATGCCAAGAAGATCGACGTCGCGATCAAGCTGCTGGATTCCGTCATCAAGCTCAGGCCCGATTACATCGAGGCCTGGAACCGGCGGGCGACGCTCTATTACATGCAGAACGACTATGGCCGATCGCTCGCGGACATCCAGCAAGTGCTGATCCGGGAACCGCGCCATTTCGGCGCGCTCGCCGGCCTTGGCATGATCATGCAGGAGGTCGGGGACGAGAAGCGCGCGCTCGAGGCCTATCGCAAGGCGCTCGCCGTCAATCCGCACCTGGAAAAGATCCCCGATCAGGTCAAGGCGCTGACCGAGAAGGTCGAAGGCCGCGACATCTAG
- a CDS encoding alpha/beta fold hydrolase, which yields MIVMSVVTALVLLALLTQAGVVAVQRAFPPQGRMIEVDGARLHLVDIGPRDSGPPIVMLHGASSNLEAMRRPLGDLLARDHRVILIDRPGHGWSPRASRQDSTPQIQARMIDEALGKLGIDRAVFVVHSWSGALGARIALDHPHRVAGLVMLAPVTHPWRGGVGRYNEIIATPVIGPLLAYTITLPLGYFVTEAGARNVFLPQTMPDGFVQDSATPLLLRPREFIANAYDLVTLKESVAAQVARYGEINAPVTIIAGEPDKTVRTSIHARPFAAAVPNAKLIVLPDLGHMVQNAVPDLVKAEIETMIGNIAPAQAAAD from the coding sequence ATGATCGTGATGTCAGTCGTGACGGCGCTGGTTCTGCTGGCGCTGCTCACGCAGGCCGGGGTCGTCGCCGTGCAGCGTGCCTTTCCGCCGCAGGGCCGCATGATCGAGGTCGATGGCGCGAGGCTTCATCTCGTCGACATCGGCCCACGCGATTCCGGTCCTCCGATCGTGATGCTGCACGGCGCGAGCTCCAATCTCGAAGCGATGCGGCGGCCGCTCGGCGATCTCCTCGCCAGGGATCACCGCGTGATTCTGATCGACCGTCCCGGCCATGGCTGGAGCCCGCGCGCGAGCCGGCAGGATTCGACGCCGCAGATCCAGGCGCGCATGATCGACGAGGCGCTTGGCAAGCTCGGGATCGATCGCGCGGTCTTCGTGGTGCATTCCTGGAGCGGCGCGCTCGGCGCGCGGATCGCGCTCGATCATCCGCACCGCGTTGCGGGTCTCGTGATGCTCGCGCCCGTCACGCATCCCTGGCGCGGGGGCGTCGGGCGCTACAACGAGATCATCGCAACGCCAGTCATCGGCCCGCTGCTCGCCTACACGATCACGCTGCCGCTCGGCTATTTCGTCACCGAAGCCGGGGCGCGCAACGTGTTCCTGCCGCAGACGATGCCGGACGGATTCGTGCAGGACTCGGCGACGCCGCTCTTGCTGCGCCCGCGCGAGTTCATCGCCAATGCCTATGATCTGGTGACGCTGAAAGAGTCGGTTGCCGCGCAAGTCGCGCGCTATGGCGAGATCAATGCGCCGGTCACGATCATCGCCGGCGAGCCCGACAAGACGGTGAGAACCAGCATCCACGCGCGCCCGTTCGCCGCGGCGGTGCCAAATGCAAAGCTGATCGTGCTGCCCGATCTCGGCCACATGGTGCAGAACGCCGTGCCGGATCTCGTGAAGGCGGAGATCGAGACGATGATCGGAAACATCGCCCCGGCGCAGGCGGCCGCCGACTAA
- the cycA gene encoding cytochrome c-550 CycA gives MTKLTFGALTILTVIATAPAAMAQDVAAGKTSFNKCLACHAIGEGAKNKVGPELNGLNGRKSGTVEGYSYSDANKNSGITWDEATFKEYIKDPKAKIPGTKMAFAGIKNETEINNLWAFLAQYDKDGKTKQ, from the coding sequence ATGACAAAACTGACTTTCGGCGCGCTGACGATCCTCACCGTCATTGCCACCGCACCCGCCGCGATGGCGCAGGATGTCGCGGCCGGCAAGACTTCGTTCAACAAGTGCCTGGCCTGCCACGCGATCGGCGAAGGCGCCAAGAACAAGGTCGGCCCCGAGCTCAACGGCCTCAACGGCCGCAAGTCGGGCACGGTAGAGGGCTATAGCTACTCGGACGCGAACAAGAATTCCGGCATCACCTGGGACGAGGCCACGTTCAAGGAATACATCAAGGACCCCAAGGCCAAGATCCCCGGCACCAAGATGGCGTTCGCCGGCATCAAGAACGAGACCGAGATCAACAATCTCTGGGCCTTCCTTGCCCAATACGACAAGGACGGAAAGACCAAGCAGTAA